The genomic segment CACGATACCACATAAAGAAAGAATAATATCATTCCTCGATGAGACCTCCCCTGAAGGTACACTAACGGGGGCTGTTAATACGGTAAAGAACGAGGACGGTAAGCTTACCGGATACAACACTGACGTAGAGGGTTTTCTAATGGCAATAAAAGAAGATTTAGGAGTAATTCCAAGAGGCTTAAGGATATTACTCCTGGGAGCCGGGGGCGCAGCGCGAGCTGTGCTTACGGGATTATGTATGAATGAGGCTTCAGAGATATATTTAGTCAATAGGACCATAGATAAGGCAAGAGCATTGGCATCCGAATTCAAAAAATCTTACAAGGATATATCGATCGAACCTTACTCCCTGGAAGACACAGACTCTGTCGAAAGATCACTGAGGACTGCAGACCTGTTAATCAACGCCAGTTCCTCAGGTATGAAAGGAGTGGCTCCTATAAAGCTGCAATTGGAATTATTACCAAAAGACTCGATGATCTACGACCTGGTTTATAAGCCTCGAGAAACCGATCTGTTAAAAGGCGCTAAAGAATTAGGATTGAAGGCAGCCGGCGGGCTAAGTATGCTCATTTACCAGGGGGCTAAGAGCTTTGAGATCTGGACAGGCGAGAAGGCACCAGTTGATGTGATGAGAAAAGCTATAGTATAAATCCGAATCTCGAATTTAAAGCTAGGATTAAACACCCCCTGTATGTAGCAAGTTCGACAGACATTTGATCATGCCACCCGATGGGTAGGTCATGAGTCTTGCTCGTGACATTTGATCTTCATCCCATGGGTAGGCAACGAGTCTTGCTCGTTGCACAATGACCGGGGAGCGGGGTTGGAAAACCCCTTGTCTCAGCAGCCTTGCTCGTGACATTTGATCGTCCCACCAGGCAGACTGGTGGGCCATGTTGGTAATTTCCACCCTTTATGAGATAATTTGGAACAAGATAGGTATTGCTTCCAGATAAGACATCCCAGGAGGAATTGAGATACTATGAAGGTTAAAAGCCCGGCTGGAGATTTCGAATTTATAGTAAAGGGTTCTTTGGTTGAGGGGGATTTTGTTGTACTGAAGGGGCAAATGGGGGTTTGGGATTCCAAGATTTATCTTAGTCCTGGTGATATTTGGCTGTTCACATCGATATTTCTTCGTCCGGCGGTTCTAGTCTTTCTTCTAAAACTCCCGTTCAAGTATTTGTTTGGTCATGACATTAAAAAAAGGGAAGATAAAGAGGACCGAAATTCTCAAGATCGATAACCTAAAGAGACGCAGTCTCCACGCGAGAAGGAAGTGTAACGATTGACAGCAATTAGACAATTAGTTGCCCTTCCTGTTCGGTCAATATTTAGGCTTTAACCCCCACCTTAATCCTCCTCCGCTCAAGCGGAGGAGGAGATTGAATTCTTCACCGTTTGACGGCGAGTGTATAGAGTGATCCTATTGTTTATGTTTCTTCTTACGACACATATCGATAGCCGAGGTTTTCCAACCTCGGCTCACATGCTCTTTTCCACACACCCGGTGCGTAATTAAAGATTGACGTTTAAAACCTCGGGATTTACGAGATTTTTGGGAACCTCGCCACTAAGTGCCGATACAACATTTTCTACGGCCATCTCGGCCATTTTCTCCCTGGTTTCCAGCGAAGCGCTTCCGACGTGTGGAAGTAATACGACATTCTTCAGCTTTAACAATTCATTTTCAACCTCGGGTTCTTTCTCATAAACGTCGAGTCCAGCCCCCCAAATAAACCTTTTTCTAAGAGCCTCTGCTAACTCTTTTTCCCTTACAATGGGACCACGACTTACATTCACAAGTATTGAATCATTCCTCATGCTCTTAAATTCATTAAGACCAAAGCGTCCTCTGGTACTTTCTGTGAGAGGAGCCGTTATCACGAGAAAATTCGATTCTCTGAGAAGGCTGTTAAAGTCTACTAAAGAACACCCAATTTCCTCCTCAGCCTCAAAGTTTCTACTCCTGCTATTGTATAGCACTCGCATACCAAATCCATTTGCTCTCCTGGCTACTGCCCTTCCTATTCTCCCCATTCCGTAAATACCCAGGGTTTTTCCATGCACATCAATCCCCAGCAAAAATGCCGGACCCCACCTTTTGAATTCTCCTTCTCTAACAACCTTATCCCCCTCAACAACCCTTCTCGCAACGGCAAACATTAAAGCCCACGCTAAATCCGCAGTAGTCTCTGTTAGAACACCAGGGGTATTTGTAACGAATATTCCCTTTTTTGTTGCATGGGAAACCTCAATATTCTCAAATCCCACGCCATAGTTCGAAATAATAGAGAGATCGGGACAGCTATCTATTATTTCTTTATCTATCTGATTAGAAACAGTTGAGATGATTGCGCAGGCGTCCTTCGCACTTTCTAATATTTCACGCTTTGTGGGTAGATCTTCTTTGTCGAAAACCTCAACGTCGAACCTATGCTTCAGAGAATCGACAGCATTTCCGGGCAGCTTAGATGTTACAAAAACCTTTTTCATTTTTCTAATTCTGCCACAGAGGACACGGAGTGAATAGATAGGAGAATGACATCAATTTATTTCTTTTTTTCTCTGTGCTCTCTGTGGCTAATATTTTACTTTTAAAAGGGATCCGGAATGTCAGGGTGCCATAGCTTGAAGTGATTCTTATGGTTCTCCGTATAGGCTCCTTCCGGATAGAATTCGTCATAAAAATCCAAATCGAGATGATGGGCTTGAACCATGAACCTTAAAAACATCGGATCGGAAAAAGCCGGGAATCTTCCGTAAGTATCATAAACATAGCTGCAAATATCCTTTACAATCTGAATCTCTTCTTTGCTCGGTCTCTCAATCTCCTGCATTACGCCTTCTGGATTCTTATATGGCATTTTATGCGAGGCCCAGTTTCTCCATTTCAGATCGTTTAAAGCCTCAACAGCCTCCCCCATATCCTTATAATAGGGAGGGCAGAAAGCCTCAAATAGACCATCTTTACCGACTGCCACGGGATTCGGATTCCCAGTTTCTCCCTTTAACTTTGGAGAAATGAATCTAAAACCAAGGCCTTTAAAAAACGGAGTCCCACCCAGCATGAACATGCTTGCAAACCCACTAAAAAGCCATCCTCCGAGTCCCAGCGTTTGAAGAGCAAGGACCATATTTTGACCCATGAATGCCTGCTCAGCTATAAAGCCGTTTGCAAATCTCAATTCGGCTTCGATAAGGGGCATCCGCTTGCCCTCATCAATCAATCCCTTCTTAATCCATCCCTCGGTCCCGGGCGCCTTCATACCATGAAGTTCGTCAACAAAATTAAACCTGTGATCAGGTCTCATATAGAAGAAATACAAGTTTATTATACAAGCTGAAAGGTCTGTGACGGGCATAAACACTGTTGTTCCGGGCTTATTTACGTTCCAAAGATTGTGTGCAGCAATTCCAGGGGGTTGGCTAGGCAGATCAGCGCGTTTATCTTCTAATTTTATCTTCGATTCCCTGAATAATTCCAGGATTCTATCTACCCTCTCCTCCCTGGTTAGGGCTTCTAGTCCTCTAAAATCATCTGGCTTTTTATCGTGCAATTTTATCATGTAGGTACCTTCGTCATTTGTGTAAAAGAGTTCAGTTCGATGCACATCACCGAGAGCAGGAATAGTTTTACTTGTGAACTGCATTTCAAGATCCAGTCCAACATGTGGGGGGAAATCAGAGAGATTGATGCTTTTTATGCCTAGGCCAGTCCATACGAGCAGGGCTTCCTCCAGCTCTGTTAGCGGAACGGGTTCATGCTTTGATTTAAATTTGAGCGGACCCCTTTCAATTTCCATTCCCAGTCCAAATCTCCTCGACCTTCGCTGGAAAACGGCATCGAAAAAGTTATAGTCAATCGCCACGTTTAGGCCTTCTGGATGTTTACTCATTTATTTCGCTACCTCTTATTTATATTTATTTCAACGACTAATATACACGAATTTACACGACGTAGATGAAATCTTCTTTTCGGTTCTCTTACTGAAAATAAGTGTCAATTCGTGGCTGAATAATAACTTTGGTCCATACGTTAGTAGATGTGTTGATTTTGTCCAGTAATCTATAAAACGGTTTAATAAGAAATATCAAGAAGAAAATTTAAAAATGACATAAGACCAAAAATTCCCAGCCGTAATGCTGTCATCAGGTTTTTTATGAATTCATGTCTTTGGAAGCAGAGAGATTGCTGACTTCAATTCGAGCACCTCGAGGGGGCACTCTTTCCAGTCGTGTATCCAACAGACGATTAGATCACATCCGTCAGAAAACTTACCAAATGTAAATCAAACTTGAAATCTGGATAAGTCGATAAAATTATAAGCTAATTCCGCGACAATCTAAAATATCGTTACTTTGTTTCCAAAATAGGTAAGCTTCTTTCTCATTTAAACCAAGAATTCTTATCAATTCGTTTGATACAATGATTACGACTTTTTAAATTAGTGTTGATATGGGTTAAAATATATTTACTAACGGCAATTTTAGCCTCAACAAGGTGGTCTCGGAAATGAGTCATAAGGAAATAATTTTAAAGGAAATTGAACAAGTACCAGACAGGCTTTTGGAGGAGGTGATCGATTTCATCAGATTCCTGAAGACAAAGATAACTCAGGAAAAATTTGAAATCGCTATTGCTAGTGAGTCCTCCCTAAAAAAGGACTGGCTTCGACCAGAGGAGGACGAAGCTTGGCAGGATTTGTAAAAGGTGATGTAGTAGTAGTTCCCTTTCCGTTCTCTGATTTGACCCAAGCTAAACGACGTCCCGCTCTCATATTGGCAGTAGTGGCAGGAGATGATCTTATTCTTTGTCAGATCACCAGTCAACAACTTAGTGATCAGTACGCTATTCAGATTGAAAATTCGGATTTTGAAACTGGTTCACTAAAGCAAACGAGTAATATTCGACCAAGCAGAATCTTTACGGCCGATCGCCACATCATACTTTACCGAGCCGGACATCTTAGAACGGAGAAAACAAACGAGGTAATAAGAAAGGTTGTGGAAATTTTAAAACAGTGATCATGACAAACTTGTATAACTACTACAAGGGTAATTGGGACACTCGACCTTTACGCATAGCTTTGATCTCTCCCTGCCAGGTAACTTTCCCTTTAAGGTCCAGAATCTTTTTCTGGGATTCCCGACGAATTAGTTCACGCAAAGCGTAATCAACCAATTCTCTACGCGTCTTAAGTCCAGTGGCCTTAAGGGCTCTCTTTACTAATGATTCGTCAATGACGATATTTGTACGTTTCATTCTTATCTCCGGAATAGTAGAATA from the Thermodesulfobacteriota bacterium genome contains:
- a CDS encoding type II toxin-antitoxin system VapB family antitoxin, which produces MKRTNIVIDESLVKRALKATGLKTRRELVDYALRELIRRESQKKILDLKGKVTWQGEIKAMRKGRVSQLPL
- the aroE gene encoding shikimate dehydrogenase; the protein is MHVRATTKVYGIFGHPVSHSLSPIMHNAAFRKLNLDCVYVAFDIHPTNLDSATQAIKSLGILGVNVTIPHKERIISFLDETSPEGTLTGAVNTVKNEDGKLTGYNTDVEGFLMAIKEDLGVIPRGLRILLLGAGGAARAVLTGLCMNEASEIYLVNRTIDKARALASEFKKSYKDISIEPYSLEDTDSVERSLRTADLLINASSSGMKGVAPIKLQLELLPKDSMIYDLVYKPRETDLLKGAKELGLKAAGGLSMLIYQGAKSFEIWTGEKAPVDVMRKAIV
- a CDS encoding type II toxin-antitoxin system PemK/MazF family toxin — protein: MAGFVKGDVVVVPFPFSDLTQAKRRPALILAVVAGDDLILCQITSQQLSDQYAIQIENSDFETGSLKQTSNIRPSRIFTADRHIILYRAGHLRTEKTNEVIRKVVEILKQ
- a CDS encoding D-glycerate dehydrogenase → MKKVFVTSKLPGNAVDSLKHRFDVEVFDKEDLPTKREILESAKDACAIISTVSNQIDKEIIDSCPDLSIISNYGVGFENIEVSHATKKGIFVTNTPGVLTETTADLAWALMFAVARRVVEGDKVVREGEFKRWGPAFLLGIDVHGKTLGIYGMGRIGRAVARRANGFGMRVLYNSRSRNFEAEEEIGCSLVDFNSLLRESNFLVITAPLTESTRGRFGLNEFKSMRNDSILVNVSRGPIVREKELAEALRKRFIWGAGLDVYEKEPEVENELLKLKNVVLLPHVGSASLETREKMAEMAVENVVSALSGEVPKNLVNPEVLNVNL
- a CDS encoding DUF2281 domain-containing protein; the protein is MSHKEIILKEIEQVPDRLLEEVIDFIRFLKTKITQEKFEIAIASESSLKKDWLRPEEDEAWQDL